A section of the Bacillus pumilus genome encodes:
- a CDS encoding CarD family transcriptional regulator translates to MFQIGDNIVYPMHGAGIIEAIEEKEFSDEKQQYYVIKMSISHMKVMIPTRKISGSRIRPVTDLLALNNVMHVFQHGKSDQLLTWKERHTINTNKIKTGDIQDGAEVVRDLMRMKKEKALNASEKKMLDEAHEFLLSELEVIEGITEKQIKSFC, encoded by the coding sequence ATGTTTCAAATTGGTGATAACATTGTTTATCCAATGCACGGAGCAGGTATAATTGAAGCCATTGAAGAAAAAGAATTCTCTGATGAAAAGCAACAGTATTATGTGATCAAAATGTCAATCAGTCATATGAAAGTGATGATTCCGACACGGAAAATATCGGGTTCACGTATTAGACCTGTTACAGATCTACTGGCGTTAAACAATGTGATGCACGTTTTCCAGCATGGCAAATCAGATCAATTACTGACTTGGAAAGAACGCCATACAATTAATACAAACAAAATAAAAACGGGTGACATCCAAGACGGTGCAGAAGTTGTGCGTGATCTAATGCGGATGAAGAAAGAGAAAGCACTAAATGCAAGTGAAAAGAAAATGCTAGATGAAGCCCATGAATTTTTACTAAGTGAATTAGAAGTCATCGAAGGGATTACAGAAAAACAAATCAAAAGTTTCTGTTAA
- a CDS encoding alpha/beta fold hydrolase, which yields MSIYHKVIGEGFPIVILHGWTLDHQVMLHALEPVFEKQSGWKRIYIDLPGMGRSEANPSIQNSDDMLEAVLRLLDEMIPDEQFIVCGYSYGGYIARGIVHSRRETVRGLLLVAPMTIPVFDKRVVPEKIVLKSDNSFISQLSSEETDEFCSMAIVQGKTEWERFRDEIYLPSKQTNHEFINNILQNGYGYTFDISSEFQYPTLIITGRQDNVVGYHDAWRLIEDYPRATFAVLDMGGHNLQIEQPDVFNSLVYNWLKRLESEKVKK from the coding sequence ATGTCAATTTATCATAAAGTCATTGGAGAAGGATTTCCGATCGTTATATTGCATGGTTGGACACTTGACCATCAAGTGATGTTACATGCATTGGAACCGGTATTTGAAAAACAAAGCGGTTGGAAAAGAATATACATAGACTTACCAGGGATGGGACGTTCCGAGGCGAATCCATCTATTCAGAACTCTGATGATATGTTAGAAGCGGTATTGCGTCTTTTGGACGAGATGATTCCTGATGAACAGTTTATTGTTTGTGGTTATTCATATGGAGGGTACATAGCTAGAGGGATCGTTCATTCACGCCGGGAAACCGTTCGTGGATTACTGCTTGTAGCCCCAATGACTATACCTGTATTCGATAAAAGAGTCGTGCCAGAGAAGATCGTTCTAAAAAGTGACAACAGCTTCATATCACAGCTCTCTTCAGAGGAGACGGATGAGTTTTGCTCCATGGCAATTGTGCAAGGAAAAACGGAATGGGAAAGATTTCGAGATGAAATTTACCTTCCTTCTAAACAAACAAATCATGAATTCATCAATAACATTCTTCAAAATGGGTATGGCTATACCTTCGACATTTCATCTGAATTTCAGTATCCCACGCTCATTATCACAGGGCGTCAAGACAATGTAGTCGGATATCACGATGCGTGGCGGCTGATTGAAGACTATCCAAGGGCAACTTTTGCAGTGCTTGATATGGGTGGCCACAACCTGCAAATCGAACAACCCGATGTATTTAACTCATTAGTTTATAACTGGTTAAAGAGACTTGAGTCGGAAAAAGTGAAGAAATAG
- the bglS gene encoding beta-glucanase, giving the protein MSYRVKRMLMLLVTGIVLSLSTFTAGASAQTGGSFYEPFNNYNTGLWQKADGYSNGNMFNCTWRANNVSMTSLGEMRLSLTSPSYNKFDCGENRSTQTYGYGLYEVSMKPAKNVGIVSSFFTYTGPTDGTPWDEIDIEFLGKDTTKVQFNYYTNGVGNHEKIVNLGFDAANSYHTYAFDWQPNSIKWYVDGQLKHTATTQIPQTPGKIMMNLWNGAGVDEWLGSYNGVTPLHAHYNWVRYTKR; this is encoded by the coding sequence ATGTCTTACCGTGTGAAACGAATGTTGATGCTACTTGTCACTGGAATCGTCTTGAGTTTATCCACATTTACTGCGGGTGCCTCTGCCCAAACGGGTGGATCGTTTTATGAGCCTTTTAACAACTATAATACGGGGTTATGGCAAAAAGCCGATGGGTACTCGAATGGAAATATGTTTAACTGTACGTGGCGTGCAAACAATGTCTCGATGACGTCGTTAGGTGAAATGCGATTATCGCTCACAAGTCCTTCCTATAATAAGTTTGACTGCGGAGAAAACCGTTCTACTCAAACATATGGCTACGGGCTTTATGAAGTCAGCATGAAACCAGCCAAAAATGTGGGGATCGTGTCTTCGTTCTTTACTTATACAGGACCGACGGATGGTACGCCTTGGGATGAAATTGACATCGAATTTCTAGGAAAAGATACGACAAAGGTTCAGTTTAACTACTATACCAATGGTGTAGGAAATCATGAAAAGATCGTCAACCTTGGTTTTGATGCAGCAAACTCTTATCACACGTATGCATTTGACTGGCAGCCTAACTCGATTAAATGGTATGTGGACGGACAATTAAAACATACTGCCACTACTCAAATCCCTCAAACGCCAGGAAAGATTATGATGAACCTGTGGAATGGTGCAGGTGTCGATGAATGGCTCGGCTCCTATAACGGTGTTACACCACTCCACGCACATTATAACTGGGTGCGTTACACAAAAAGATAA
- a CDS encoding NAD(P)-dependent alcohol dehydrogenase has translation MCQTHQSNVLSVSHAKANFERTTIERRALRPHDILIDIQFSGICHSDIHSAFDEWGGGIFPMVPGHEITGVVAAVGDDVTKFQIGDRVGVGCFVDSCGTCEYCQNGDEQYCTKGVVQTYNSIDYDGEPTYGGYSQKIVVTERFVVSIPDQLSLDAASPLLCAGITTYSPLKHWKAGPGKKVAIVGMGGLGHVAIQFARALGAEVTVLSRSMNKKEEALSFGAKDYFATSDPDTFKTLAGQYDLILNTVSANINVDAYLSLLRVDGTLVNVGAPPNPDQFHVFSLISGRRSIAGSLVGGIQETQEMLDFAAAHKIAPQIEVINANQIDEAYERVLKSDVRYRFVIDISTL, from the coding sequence ATGTGTCAGACGCACCAATCAAACGTTTTAAGTGTTTCACATGCAAAAGCGAATTTTGAACGGACAACCATTGAACGAAGAGCGCTTCGTCCACATGATATTTTAATTGATATTCAATTTAGCGGAATCTGTCATTCAGATATCCACAGCGCCTTTGATGAATGGGGCGGCGGTATTTTCCCAATGGTTCCGGGTCATGAGATTACTGGAGTTGTTGCGGCTGTCGGTGATGATGTGACGAAATTTCAGATTGGAGACCGTGTAGGCGTTGGTTGCTTTGTGGATTCCTGCGGCACCTGTGAATATTGCCAAAATGGAGACGAGCAATATTGTACGAAAGGAGTCGTCCAAACCTATAATAGCATTGATTATGACGGGGAACCAACTTATGGCGGCTATAGTCAGAAGATTGTCGTGACAGAGCGTTTTGTCGTCAGCATTCCAGATCAACTATCCCTTGATGCCGCAAGTCCTCTCCTCTGCGCTGGCATTACCACTTATTCTCCGTTAAAGCACTGGAAGGCAGGCCCGGGTAAAAAAGTCGCCATCGTCGGGATGGGTGGGCTCGGTCATGTGGCCATTCAATTCGCACGTGCACTTGGAGCTGAAGTCACGGTATTGAGCCGCTCGATGAATAAAAAAGAAGAGGCACTGTCATTTGGTGCAAAAGACTATTTTGCTACAAGTGATCCCGATACATTTAAAACATTAGCCGGTCAATACGACCTCATTCTCAATACAGTCTCTGCCAATATCAATGTAGACGCCTATTTGTCCTTACTTCGCGTGGATGGAACCTTAGTGAATGTCGGTGCACCGCCTAATCCAGATCAATTCCACGTCTTTTCATTAATTTCCGGCCGCCGCAGCATTGCAGGTTCACTCGTTGGCGGCATCCAAGAAACACAAGAAATGCTCGATTTCGCAGCTGCTCACAAGATCGCACCACAAATTGAAGTAATCAACGCAAATCAAATTGATGAAGCGTATGAACGTGTGCTAAAAAGTGATGTGCGTTATCGGTTTGTGATTGATATCTCAACATTATGA
- a CDS encoding MerR family transcriptional regulator, translating to MKIAQAAKQLDLSTATLRYYENIGLIRPIRRDESGIRDYAEEDIQWIEFIKCMRNAGLSIDALREYTALFIEGEDHTLSSRKSILVNERERLVEKQKEIEETIKRLDYKIESYEDIIHSYEQKLVHQLKTNSI from the coding sequence ATGAAAATAGCACAAGCCGCCAAGCAGCTCGATTTATCTACTGCTACGCTCAGATACTACGAGAATATTGGGTTAATTCGACCGATCCGTCGTGATGAAAGCGGTATTCGTGATTATGCAGAAGAGGATATTCAGTGGATTGAATTTATCAAATGTATGAGAAATGCGGGTCTCTCAATTGATGCACTTCGAGAATATACGGCTTTATTTATTGAGGGCGAGGATCATACCCTGTCCTCGCGAAAAAGTATTTTGGTCAATGAGCGAGAAAGACTTGTAGAAAAGCAAAAGGAAATCGAAGAGACGATTAAGCGATTAGATTACAAGATAGAAAGTTATGAAGATATTATCCACAGTTATGAACAAAAGCTCGTTCATCAACTAAAAACCAATTCCATTTGA
- the cspC gene encoding cold shock protein CspC, translating into MEQGTVKWFNAEKGFGFIEREEGDDVFVHFSAIQGDGFKSLDEGQKVSFDVEQGSRGAQAANVQKIA; encoded by the coding sequence ATGGAACAAGGTACAGTAAAATGGTTTAACGCAGAAAAAGGTTTTGGATTTATCGAACGTGAAGAAGGCGACGATGTATTCGTACATTTCTCAGCTATCCAAGGCGACGGATTCAAATCTTTAGACGAAGGTCAAAAAGTATCATTTGACGTAGAGCAAGGTTCTCGTGGAGCTCAAGCTGCTAACGTTCAAAAAATTGCTTAA
- a CDS encoding Rap family tetratricopeptide repeat protein, with the protein MGFDRIPYDLVSTRLNFWYTAIKNNLITEAKEIKKEVEQLIDNMEENQDVLMYYQLLDFRHELMLSYMRSEDLKEVNETYEQLRQFDGNLTGMLEYYFFFFMGMYEFRQRELTTAISAYRIAETKLNGIEDEIEHAEFYFKISEVYYYMKQTFFSLNYAKRALRIYSKYNSYADHIIHVQCIMAGNLMDILDYEGALNQFRENLNIARKLNKSHLVGTSHLNLGICCIARENYEEAEKHLMCSIKIFEEDNHSFLPKALFNMAHALCKNERSRDAKPYLEKGVFLAKMNNDLEYINKFNILKSLYVKEEKYLLDQCFVFFKERQMFADIEDFALEIAEYYRGQKRYELASEYYHIVNVARKEIKKGEIIYENQNDFIGNDHDSSGLYISGVVGSN; encoded by the coding sequence TTGGGTTTTGATAGGATTCCATATGACTTAGTTTCAACTCGTCTTAATTTTTGGTATACAGCTATTAAAAACAATCTAATTACAGAAGCAAAAGAAATAAAAAAAGAAGTTGAACAATTGATAGATAATATGGAAGAAAATCAAGATGTGTTGATGTACTATCAATTATTAGATTTTAGACATGAATTAATGCTGTCTTATATGAGATCGGAGGATTTGAAAGAAGTTAATGAGACGTATGAACAGCTTCGACAGTTTGATGGGAATCTTACTGGAATGCTTGAATACTATTTTTTCTTTTTTATGGGAATGTATGAGTTTAGACAAAGGGAATTAACGACTGCTATAAGTGCTTATAGAATAGCAGAAACGAAACTAAATGGTATTGAAGATGAAATTGAGCATGCGGAATTTTATTTTAAAATATCAGAAGTTTATTATTATATGAAACAAACCTTTTTCTCTTTAAATTACGCTAAGAGAGCATTAAGAATTTATAGCAAGTATAATAGTTATGCGGATCATATAATTCATGTTCAATGCATAATGGCTGGTAATTTGATGGATATCCTAGATTACGAAGGTGCTCTTAATCAATTTCGAGAGAATTTAAACATAGCTAGAAAATTAAATAAGTCACACTTAGTCGGTACATCTCATTTGAATTTGGGAATCTGCTGTATTGCTCGTGAAAATTATGAAGAAGCAGAAAAACATTTGATGTGCTCAATTAAAATCTTTGAAGAAGATAATCATAGCTTTTTACCGAAAGCGTTATTTAATATGGCTCACGCACTATGTAAAAATGAGAGAAGCAGGGATGCCAAGCCTTATTTAGAAAAAGGCGTTTTTTTGGCGAAAATGAATAATGACTTGGAATATATTAATAAATTCAATATACTTAAATCACTATATGTGAAGGAAGAAAAGTACTTGTTAGATCAATGCTTTGTTTTCTTTAAGGAAAGGCAAATGTTTGCAGATATTGAAGATTTCGCATTAGAAATTGCCGAATATTATCGAGGGCAAAAGAGGTATGAATTGGCGAGCGAATATTATCATATTGTTAATGTCGCTCGAAAAGAAATAAAAAAAGGAGAGATTATATATGAAAATCAAAATGATTTTATTGGGAACGATCATGACAGCAGCGGTCTTTACATCAGTGGTGTTGTTGGGAGCAATTGA
- a CDS encoding TetR/AcrR family transcriptional regulator, giving the protein MEKDIGKEIEEVAFSLFQEFGVENVSMHKIAKTAGVGQGTLYRRYANKSDLCLSILGEKFEQLIPALHLYLSKICDQPVRERLRYVLEEIHLIVGHHLDWIRMLTISGNLEQTSKVYDCHYSQSLRQMIRDLLEEADEKGEASIQDIELTTLCMSSPMTPELMFYIHESGYSIEKIAQFAAEKQILSVFNRH; this is encoded by the coding sequence ATGGAAAAGGATATTGGGAAGGAAATTGAAGAAGTCGCTTTTTCTTTGTTTCAGGAATTTGGCGTGGAAAATGTTAGCATGCATAAAATTGCCAAAACAGCTGGTGTTGGACAGGGTACTCTTTATCGCCGTTATGCCAATAAAAGTGATTTGTGCCTTTCGATCCTTGGAGAAAAATTTGAACAGCTGATTCCTGCTTTGCATCTTTACTTGAGCAAAATCTGTGACCAGCCGGTTCGTGAACGTTTGCGTTATGTCCTCGAAGAAATTCACCTCATTGTCGGTCATCATTTAGACTGGATTCGGATGCTGACGATATCTGGGAATTTAGAGCAGACGAGTAAAGTGTATGATTGCCATTACAGTCAATCGCTTAGACAAATGATTCGTGATTTGCTAGAAGAAGCAGATGAAAAAGGGGAAGCGAGCATACAGGATATTGAGCTGACCACACTTTGTATGTCCTCTCCAATGACGCCTGAACTGATGTTTTATATTCATGAATCTGGTTATTCAATCGAAAAAATTGCTCAATTCGCTGCAGAAAAACAGATTTTATCTGTTTTCAATAGACATTGA